In the Gorilla gorilla gorilla isolate KB3781 chromosome 10, NHGRI_mGorGor1-v2.1_pri, whole genome shotgun sequence genome, one interval contains:
- the ZNF705A gene encoding zinc finger protein 705A: MMDTSKRKLYRDVMLENISHLVSLGYQISKSYVILQLEQGKELWREGREFLQDQNPDRESALKKKHMISMHPITRKDASTSMTMENSLILEDPFECNDSGEDPTHSSTITQCLLTHSRKKPYVSKQCRKSLRNLFSPKPHKQIHTKGKSYQCNLCEKAYTNCFHLRRHKMTHTGERPNACHLCRKVFTQCSHLRRHEKTHMGERPYKCHQCGKAFILSFNLRRHERTHLGKKCYECDKSGKAFSQSSGFRGNKIIHTGEKPHACLLCGKAFSLSSDLR; encoded by the exons ATGATGGACACATCCAAGAGAAAGCTGTACAGAGATGTGATGCTGGAAAATATCAGTCACCTGGTGTCCCTCG GGTACCAGATAAGCAAATCCTATGTAATTTTGCAGCTGGAGCAAGGAAAAGAGCTGTGGCGGGAAGGAAGAGAATTTCTTCAAGACCAGAATCCAG aCAGGGAAAGTGCCCTTAAGAAAAAACACATGATATCCATGCATCCTATCACCAGAAAAGACGCATCCACCAGTATGACAATG GAGAACTCTCTCATTCTGGAGGATCCTTTTGAATGTAATGATTCGGGAGAAGATcccactcacagttccacaataACTCAGTGTTTGTTAACTCATAGTAGAAAGAAACCCTATGTCAGCAAACAGTGTAGAAAATCTCTTCGTAATCTTTTCTCCCCTAAACCACATAAACAAATTCATACTAAAGGTAAATCATATCAATGTAATCTATGTGAAAAGGCCTATACTAATTGCTTTCACCTTAGACGGCACAAGatgactcacactggagagaggCCAAATGCATGTCATCTATGTAGAAAAGTCTTCACTCAGTGTTCTCACCTTAGAAGACATGAGAAAACTCACATGGGAGAGAGACCATATAAGTGTCatcaatgtgggaaagcctttattCTATCCTTTAACCTTCGAAGACATGAGAGAACTCACCTTGGAAAAAAGTGTTATGAATGTGATAAAAGTGGGAAAGCCTTTAGTCAAAGCTCTGGCTTtagaggaaacaaaataattcacactggagagaaaccacaTGCTTGTCTTCTATGTGGGAAGGCCTTCAGTCTGTCTTCTGACCTTAGATGA